A genome region from Penicillium psychrofluorescens genome assembly, chromosome: 3 includes the following:
- a CDS encoding uncharacterized protein (ID:PFLUO_005276-T1.cds;~source:funannotate), producing the protein MKFKTSSLLILLSALGVRGQNDTLGLKDGYLSFSTANFDIKLVKDSQILASLKPVGSSFDFLPFDDIELRAANGQYHNGDITYRYRLPGKSQWLSGDSSQSRKAVTAVKSSSLAAADMAPTLPGDSPIHVTREWINVDGDLGLTFTLTNNGKGTLELGSLGFPTEFNSIFSNRTAEQMAATCSLTDPYIGMDAGYLQVTPTSGTGAALIVTPLMNTSTPLEAWRNLNESSTAPLYYGSQTFEGFYEWQIHSKAYAENEWAGATQWNAPSSQILRPGQSATYGLRFSVVKEGVRGIQKAVRDTNTPMTIGIPGYVVPVDLTARLRVFHSQSFKVVSDDNAFEITRVSDEMLTLTPTGSVWGRTKITITYVDGKVQTVHYFITDSAPATISKLGQFSTTSMWFSDTKDPFARGPSVMTWDHSVQAQVLQEPRVWISGLSDEGGVIYLSTAMKQFALPVASEVAKLEQFASDVLSTTIQRPNFHVRKSIFFYEPSLVPGYHYNQSIDWGNWWSWTKNESYNTQRAYDYIHVIGAYWSLYRAGRDNGALLKEHPWQWYLSQAYNTTVACFATDSAGNGLVGYSRLGLMGETVVGELLSDLRRENWVTEADAVEAAMKLRADAWNSQAVPYGSEMAWDSTGQEGVYYWSNYFNLTQAATKTINSILGYMPTVSHWGWNGNARRYWDFIYAGKLERIERMIHHYGSGLNSLPLLAQFRQTPTDIYLLRTGYGGNTGPLTNIRQDGSMYNAFHSFPETLRGDYYSGDYGPNFLGMMLGACTYVVDDPDFGLVAYGANIAVRGDSVTVHPRDAVRRRVYVASMGVYVEVSAGWIEDLSLQKSGSGSVRLHLVSGPSKASSAIVWVETPGTEDRYAVTGHEARKERGGWGVEFCSGEVDIVVSKV; encoded by the exons ATGAAGTTTAAGACGAGCAGCTTGCTCATTCTACTTTCTGCCCTTGGGGTTCGAGGACAGAATGATACCCTCGGACTGAAGGACGGGtatctttccttctcgacaGCAAACTTCGACATCAAATTGGTCAAGGATTCCCAGATTCTTGCCTCCCTCAAACCAGTTGGAAGCTCGTTTGACTTTCTGCCTTTTGATGATATCGAGTTGAGAGCCGCCAACGGCCAGTACCACAATGGAGATATCACTTATCGCTACCGACTGCCAGGAAAATCGCAGTGGCTTTCCGGGGATTCTTCGCAGTCTAGAAAAGCAGTTACTGCTGTCAAatcctcttctctcgctgCTGCAGATATGGCTCCAACCCTCCCTGGAGACTCCCCTATTCATGTTACCCGAGAATGGATCAATGTAGACGGTGATCTGGGATTGACCTTCACTCTAACCAACAATGGAAAGGGGACATTGGAACTCGGTAGTCTCGGCTTCCCCACTGAGTTCAACAGTATCTTCTCCAACCGAACTGCCGAGCAAATGGCAGCAACATGCTCGCTGACCGATCCCTACATTGGAATGGACGCTGGATATCTTCAGGTTACCCCGACATCGGGGACTGGGGCAGCATTGATTGTTACGCCCTTGATGAACACAAGTACACCACTGGAGGCGTGGCGGAATCTCAATGAATCTAGTACTGCGCCGCTTTACTATGGAAGTCAGACGTTCGAAGGCTTCTATGAATGGCAAATTCACTCTAAAGCGTATGCGGAAAATGAATGGGCTGGCGCAACGCAGTGGAACGCGCCCAGTTCACAGATCCTCCGACCTGGACAGTCGGCTACATACGGTCTGCGCTTTTCGGTCGTCAAAGAGGGTGTTCGCGGTATTCAGAAAGCGGTCCGGGACACGAACACGCCTATGACCATCGGAATTCCGGGGTACGTGGTTCCTGTAGATCTAACGGCTCGGCTTCGAGTGTTTCACTCTCAGAGTTTCAAGGTTGTCTCAGACGACAACGCCTTCGAGATCACTCGGGTATCGGATGAGATGCTCACCCTCACGCCCACGGGGTCAGTCTGGGGTCGAACAAAGATTACTATCACCTATGTGGACGGAAAAGTCCAAACAGTGCACTATTTCATCACCGACTCTGCGCCAGCAACAATCAGCAAGCTAGGTCAGTTCTCAACCACATCGATGTGGTTCAGTGATACAAAAGATCCCTTTGCCCGAGGTCCCTCTGTCATGACATGGGACCACTCCGTCCAAGCCCAAGTCCTCCAAGAGCCTCGAGTCTGGATTTCCGGATTGAGCGACGAAGGCGGCGTGATCTATCTATCCACAGCGATGAAACAGTTCGCACTCCCCGTGGCGTCAGAGGTCGCAAAACTAGAGCAGTTCGCATCGGACGTCCTATCAACAACTATCCAGAGGCCCAATTTCCACGTACGCAAGAGCATCTTCTTCTACGAGCCTTCGCTAGTCCCGGGGTATCATTACAACCAGTCCATCGATTGGGGCAACTGGTGGTCATGGACCAAAAACGAATCGTACAACACCCAGCGGGCATACGATTACATCCATGTCATCGGCGCGTACTGGTCCCTCTACCGAGCGGGCCGGGACAATGGGGCTCTTCTCAAAGAACACCCGTGGCAGTGGTACCTCAGCCAAGCCTACAATACAACCGTCGCCTGCTTTGCCACTGACTCGGCAGGGAACGGGCTGGTGGGTTACTCCCGGCTGGGTCTGATGGGAGAGACTGTTGTCGGCGAGCTTCTTTCTGACCTTCGGCGTGAGAATTGGGTCACCGAGGCAGATGCTGTTGAGGCGGCTATGAAGCTCAGGGCAGACGCTTGGAACTCGCAGGCTGTTCCTTATGGTAGTGAGATGGCTTGGGATTCAACTGGCCAAGAGGGAGTCTACTACTGGAGCAA CTACTTCAATTTAACCCAGGCAGCAACGAAGACGATCAACAGTATTCTGGGATACATGCCTACAGTCTCACACTGGGGTTGGAATGGAAATGCTCGCCGGTACTGGGACTTTAT ATACGCCGGCAAACTGGAACGCATCGAGCGCATGATCCACCACTACGGATCCGGCCTCaactccctcccccttctAGCCCAGTTCCGCCAAACCCCGACAGACATCTATCTGCTCCGAACAGGCTACGGCGGAAACACAGGCCCGCTAACGAACATCCGACAAGACGGATCCATGTATAACGCCTTCCATTCGTTCCCGGAGACACTCCGAGGGGACTACTACTCCGGAGACTACGGTCCCAATTTCCTGGGAATGATGCTGGGAGCTTGTACATATGTCGTTGACGATCCTGACTTCGGGCTTGTGGCTTATGGGGCTAATATCGCTGTGCGTGGGGACTCGGTCACCGTTCATCCACGAGATGCGGTGCGTCGGCGGGTTTACGTTGCCTCGATGGGGGTTTATGTTGAGGTGAGTGCAGGGTGGATTGAAGATCTCTCCTTACAAAAGTCTGGTTCGGGGTCCgttcgtcttcatcttgtGTCTGGTCCATCTAAGGCGTCTTCTGCTATTGTTTGGGTGGAAACTCCCGGGACAGAGGATCGGTATGCAGTGACTGGTCACGAGGCTCGTAAGGAAAGAGGTGGTTGGGGGGTGGAATTTTGTTCTGGGGAGGTGGATATTGTTGTATCAAAGGTGTAG
- a CDS encoding uncharacterized protein (ID:PFLUO_005277-T1.cds;~source:funannotate), producing the protein MTVTISVRAPPASPLPARAVPVMKNANKRWPPIANRNALPYKLTVISKEKLAREATAPDPDLRRCVAHFRLHCGSVKWTEKDMSSKISAFEFEDTDEEDEQDEHDDSKDDFVDVHFKDQTPSDMEVDAAPLLPSSPAPPAPEHSPDSGLLDKSPCIEITEITEITSKHLWPSGGGTCITVTPIAA; encoded by the coding sequence ATGACCGTCACAATCAGCGTCCGCGCTCCTCCCGCCTCGCCCTTGCCGGCTCGTGCGGTCCCAGTCATGAAAAACGCCAACAAGCGCTGGCCCCCGATAGCCAACCGCAACGCCCTCCCATACAAACTCACTGTCATCTCCAAGGAGAAATTGGCCCGGGAAGCCACCGCTCCCGACCCAGACCTCCGCCGCTGCGTGGCTCACTTCCGCCTGCACTGTGGCTCGGTCAAATGGACCGAGAAAGACATGAGCTCGAAAATCAGCGCGTTTGAATTTGAAGATaccgacgaagaagacgagcaGGACGAGCACGACGATTCAAAAGACGACTTCGTCGATGTCCATTTTAAGGACCAGACTCCCTCCGATATGGAGGTCGACGCTgctccccttcttccctcgtcaccagcaccaccagcccCAGAACACTCTCCCGACAGTGGACTATTGGATAAGAGCCCGTGTATTGAGATCACCGAGATCACTGAGATCACCTCGAAGCACCTCTGGCCGTCTGGAGGCGGCACATGCATCACCGTTACTCCTATTGCCGCTTAA